In the Oncorhynchus keta strain PuntledgeMale-10-30-2019 chromosome 29, Oket_V2, whole genome shotgun sequence genome, one interval contains:
- the LOC118362622 gene encoding leucine-rich repeat and immunoglobulin-like domain-containing nogo receptor-interacting protein 2 produces MRRSALYHCYPLLGGAVLLLLVSCVLGCPARCDCSAQTKSVSCHRKRLPTIPEGIPIETRLLDLSKNKLRSITPDNFSSFLQLEDLDLSDNLIGVVEPGSFKFQLSLRSLNFHSNLLQLVPAGVLSGLANLTSLDLSHNRLVVLLDHGFQDLRRLMSLEVGDNELVFISQRAFTGLLGLQSLTLERCNLTVVPTDALGHLHSLVELRLRHLGIGALKPYSFKRLPHLRHLEIDYWPWLEVFPALSLHGLNLTTLTVTNTNLSSFPGPALRNLPYLTHLNLSFCRIQHIQQGVLDKLPRLQELHLRGAQLAYIEPLAFLALPNLRMLDVSHNQLDSVEQAVFASPDSLHTLLMGGNPLVCDCRLLWLLSGRKPPLLQLPDPQPECSAPERIRGKPLRDLKEPLVSRYVTCTKPRIGPNTTQLLLTEEGQPVWLNCIADGAPRPSMAWVTPHRRYVTAKSTGRVTVHTNGTLEIKAAELHDNGVYLCVASNAAGNASMSASLAVKSLGISDRSLYTNKSGLLADSNGTWANGTLLYNMTNPIDLKTIIISTAMGCLSFLGVVIFCFLLLFAWSRGKGRHKSNFDIEYVPRKSNGTAAEANETSGPRRVNMKMI; encoded by the coding sequence ATGCGGCGCTCTGCCCTGTACCACTGCTACCCTCTTCTGGGCGGGGCTGTACTGCTCTTGCTGGTTAGCTGCGTCCTGGGTTGCCCCGCTCGCTGCGACTGCTCCGCCCAGACCAAGTCAGTCAGCTGCCACCGCAAAAGACTGCCTACCATCCCCGAGGGCATCCCCATTGAGACTCGGCTTCTGGATCTGAGCAAGAACAAACTGCGGAGCATTACACCGGACAACTTCTCCTCCTTTCTACAGCTCGAGGATCTAGACCTCAGCGATAACCTGATAGGCGTGGTCGAACCGGGTTCCTTCAAATTTCAGCTTTCCCTGCGCTCGCTGAACTTCCACAGCAACCTCCTCCAGCTGGTCCCCGCCGGTGTGCTCTCTGGCCTGGCCAACCTCACCAGTCTGGACCTCAGCCACAACCGGTTGGTGGTGCTGCTGGACCACGGCTTCCAGGACCTTCGGAGGCTGATGTCTCTGGAGGTAGGTGACAATGAGCTGGTGTTCATCTCCCAGAGGGCCTTTACTGGCCTGCTGGGCCTACAGAGCCTCACCCTGGAGCGCTGCAACCTGACTGTTGTGCCCACTGATGCCCTGGGGCACCTACACAGCCTGGTGGAACTCCGCCTGCGCCACCTGGGCATTGGTGCCCTGAAGCCCTACTCCTTCAAAAGACTTCCCCACCTTCGCCACCTGGAGATTGACTACTGGCCCTGGCTGGAAGTCTTCCCCGCTCTGTCGCTACACGGTCTCAACCTCACCACACTCACCGTCACCAACACTAACCTGTCCTCTTTTCCCGGCCCTGCTCTACGCAACCTGCCCTACCTCACGCACCTAAACTTATCCTTCTGCCGCATCCAGCACATCCAGCAAGGGGTGCTAGACAAGCTTCCGCGACTGCAGGAGTTGCACCTGCGAGGGGCTCAGCTGGCTTACATTGAACCCCTGGCCTTCCTGGCACTACCAAACCTGCGCATGTTGGATGTGTCGCACAACCAGCTGGACTCTGTGGAGCAAGCTGTGTTTGCTTCCCCTGACAGCCTGCATACGCTGCTTATGGGGGGGAACCCTCTGGTGTGCGACTGCCGGCTCCTATGGCTGCTGAGTGGCCGGAAGCCACCCTTGCTGCAGCTCCCTGACCCCCAGCCCGAGTGCAGTGCCCCTGAGCGCATCCGTGGGAAACCCTTGCGGGACCTCAAGGAGCCGCTGGTGTCACGGTATGTGACCTGCACCAAGCCACGGATCGGGCCCAACACCACCCAGCTGCTGCTGACAGAAGAGGGGCAGCCTGTCTGGCTCAACTGCATAGCAGACGGGGCTCCACGGCCATCCATGGCCTGGGTGACGCCACACAGACGCTATGTCACAGCCAAAAGCACCGGGAGGGTGACAGTCCATACCAACGGCACCCTGGAGATTAAGGCTGCGGAGCTGCACGACAAtggtgtgtacctgtgtgtggcCAGTAATGCGGCGGGCAATGCCAGCATGTCAGCCTCGCTGGCTGTGAAGAGCCTGGGCATCAGCGATAGATCGCTCTACACCAACAAGAGCGGACTCCTGGCGGACTCCAACGGGACCTGGGCCAACGGCACCCTCCTGTACAATATGACAAACCCCATAGACCTGAAGACCATCATCATCTCCACAGCCATGGGCTGCCTGTCTTTCCTGGGCGTGGTCATCTTCTGTTTCCTCCTCCTGTTTGCATGGAGTCGTGGGAAGGGAAGGCACAAGAGCAACTTCGACATTGAGTACGTTCCCCGCAAATCGAATGGGACAGCAGCGGAGGCAAATGAAACAAGCGGGCCCAGACGAGTCAACATGAAAATGATTTAA